CCAGCCGATCACGCGTACTCTTTTTCCAGGGCATCTCCATCAGCCAGTCCAGATAGGTGCGCGTTACCGTGTACTCGCTGGCCATGGGCGACATTTTAGCCAGACGATTCAATTCTTTTTCCGCCACCTTGCGCACCTCGGCCGGCATCTTTAATTTTGCCAGCTTTTCGCGCAATTCTTCAATTTCCGTCCCTTCGTCTTCGTATTCGCCCAGTTCCTTTTTAATGGCTTTAAGCTGCTCGCGCAAAAAATACTGGCGCTGAGTTTTATTCAGCTCGCCCTGTACGTCGTTTTGAATTTTATTGCCCAGCTCCAGAATCTGGAGTTCCTTGTTAATCAAATAATTGACCTTTTTCAGCCGTTCTTTGACATTCTGAATTTCAAGAACCTGCTGTTTTTCGGAAACGCTAAAATTAATCTGGGCAGCCACCAGATCGGCCAGTTTGTGCGGCTCTTCCGTGTTTAAAATCATTACCCGGTGCTCATTGGTCAGGTAAGGAATGTAATCCACCACTTTCTGGAAAACATTTTTGATGTTGTTCACCAGCGCTTCTACTTCCATGTCCGTTACGAACTCATCGGGCATCTGCTGTATTTTCGCCACAAAAAAAGGTTCGGTTTGCGTCATTTCCACCAGACGAAAGCGGTACAATCCCTGCACAATAATCTGTTCGCTGCCGTCGGGCATTTTGAATTTTTTCAGGATCATAGCCGCCGTGCCCCAGGTGTACAGGTCATCCACGGTGGGATCTTCGATTCGCCCGTCTCTCTGGGCGATTAAGCCGATTACTTTTGAACCTTCGTCCAGATGATTGAGTAATGCCAGTGATTTTTCGCGTCCCACGGCCAGGGGAATGACCTGATGCGGAAAGACCACGGTATTGCGCAATGGCATGATGGGTAATGTTTCCAGAGTTTCAGGAATTATTTTGATTTCTGACACCGCAATTCTCCTATTTTTTTATTCTATTCATAAGCTATCTAACAATTTCCATGCCACCTGTAATCGGTCATTGTCATAATTTCTTTAAAAACTTAAAATTAAACGAATATTATTACAACGCAAAAAAAATGCACACTATTTCACATGCTGACAGATTACCACGATCTTTGCGCCATTCTGTCAAACGATGTCATATTAACAGCCGCATAAAAAAATCTCCGCCGCGATTTTTCTTATTTGAAGTGGCAAAAATGCCTCCTTAATTTAAAAACTTTGAAAGGTCATTTTATGGCCATGGCAGGTTTAAAACTTTATCTTTTTTTCTGCTTTATTTTCATTTTAAATTTGCAGATTTTAATTCCATTTGCTATTTTGCCTAACAGTAACTCAAAACAGAGTGTATAGATCAAGGAGAAGATTTTATGACGGATCGAAAATCATTGCCAGATAAATTACAACCACTGGAAGGTTTGAGCCAAAATCTATGGTTTAGCTGGAATCACAAAGCGCTTCAATTATTCCAGTCCATAGATGCTGAATTATGGGAAAGTAGCGGGCACAATCCGGTCGCTCTTTTACAGGATGTTTCTGCGGAACGCTTACAACAACTGAGCAATGATCAGGACTTTGTGGAAAAACTAAATCGTATTCATCAGGAGTTTCAGAATTATTTGCAGAGCCAGCCTACGGTTTTCCAACAACAGTTTCCGGATTTAACCGACAAAATCGTTGCCTATTTTTCCGCCGAATTTGGCGTTCATGAATCGCTGCCCAATTACTCGGGCGGGCTGGGCATTCTGGCAGGCGACCATCTGAAATCGGCCAGCGACCTTGGCCTGCCTCTGGTTGGCGTGGGATTGTTTTACAAATACGCCTATTTTAATCAGCAGCTTGATGAGCACGGCAACCAAATCGAATCCTACGACGCGCTGGATCCGCAACGTCTGGCCCTAAAACTGGTGACCGATTCTACCGGTCAACCGATTAAAATTTCTGTCTTTTTAAAAGACCACGAAGTCAAAGCACAAATCTGGCAGGCCGACGTGGGGCGCGTAAAGCTCTATTTACTGGACAGCAACGTTCCGGAGAACGCCCCGGCGGACCAGGAGATCACCAGCACGCTTTACGGCGGCGATCGCGAGATGCGCATTCGGCAGGAGATTCTTTTGGGGATCGGCGGCATTCGTGCGCTGCGTGCCATGGGCTACGAGCCTACCGTCATTCACATGAATGAAGGCCATTCCGCTTTTTCCGGTCTGGAACGTTTGCGGGAGTTGATGGAAAAGGGTCTAACCTTTGAAGAAGCGTATCAGATGGTGCGCAATTCCGCACTGTTTACCACGCATACGCCCATTCCCGCGGGCAACGAGGCTTTTGAATTCGACCTTATGCGCGCCTATTTTAAACCTTTCTGGGAAAACCTGGGCCTTGGCGAACAACAATTTTTTGATCTGGGACGTAATGTTAACGAACACAAACATGAAAACTTTTCTTTAACCGTGCTGGCCTTGAATCTTTCCAGCATGGCCAATGGCGTTAGCGCCATTCACGGCAATGTTTCCCGCGCCATGTGGAAACACATCTTCCCGGGCATACCGGAAAGTGAAATTCCCATCGGGCACATCACCAACGGGATTCACACCGAAACATGGCTGCATCCCCTGATGATTCAGATGTTCGAAGAATATCTGGGCAAGGACTGGCGTGAAAATATCCGCAACGCCGAGTACTGGAAGAAGATCGACGATGTTCCTGATTCTGTGTTCTGGCAAACCATGCAAGAGATGCGCCAAGAAATGGCCGACTATTTGCGCGCCGAATATCAAAAACGGCTGGAACGATTTGCAAACGCCGAACATCACTTCCCCGCTCCCGATGCCATTCTGGATCCGAACATTCTGACCATCGGCTTTGCACGCAGATTTGCCCCCTACAAGCGGGCCACTTTAATCTTCAGAGACCCGGAAAGATTAAAGAAAATTTTAAACGATCCACAACGACCGGTGCAAATTATTTTCGCCGGCAAGGCCCATCCGCACAACGATGCAGGTAAAGAATTGATTCGCACCATCAATCGTTTTGCACAGGAAGAGGGCTACCGTGGGAAGATCGTGTTTGTGGAAGGTTATTCGATGGCCATCTCCCGCGCCATGGTTTCCGGAAGCGATGTTTGGTTGAACAATCCGCGCCGCCCGCTGGAAGCCAGCGGAACGTCCGGCCAGAAAGTGCCGATAAACGGCGGAATCAATTTGTCCATTATGGACGGCTGGTGGCCGGAAGCTTTTAACGGTAAAAACGGCTGGGCCATTGGCGACGATATTGAGTTTGCCGACCCCGAAAGACAGGATCAGCATGACAGCCAGTCGCTGTACGAATTGCTGGAAAAAGAAGTCGTGCCCAATTTTTATGATCGCGATGAAAACGGCGTGCCCTTACGCTGGGTCAAAATGGCCAAAGAATCGCTTAAAACCATCATCCACCAGTTTAGTACGCACCGCATGGTGTGGGAATACATCGAAAAATACTACGTTCCGGGTATGAAACAGGCAACAAAATTATCGAGCAACCAGTTTAGCTTACTGAAAGAACATGTGCGCTGGTTAAAAAATATTAGCGCCAAATGGCCAACAATTCACTTTAGCGTGCTGAGCAACGGCGCCGAAAACAGGATCTTTAGCGCCGGCGAAGAGCGCGACATTCATGTGGTCGTTCACCTGGATGGCTTGAAACCGGAAGAGGTTACGGTGGAACTGGTGCTGGAACGGCAGGACGCCTTACAACGCTCCCAGAATATGGAGACGGTTGCATTGCCTCTGGAAAAAAATCTGGGGCAGGGACAATATCAATACGGCAAAAAAGTGCGCGCAAAAACAGATGGCGCCTACCGCTTTTCCTGCCGCGTTCTGCCGCGTAATGAGAACTTGCTGCATAAACACGACACGCGTTTGATTAAGTGGCTGGATTAAGCGTTTTTTTCGATCCTCTTTAAATTTCAGATTTGACTGCTTGTTACTTTCCGGACAAGCGCGAAAACACTTTTTGGCGACTCCGACGAGTCGCCATTTTTTTAACCATTGAACAGATCGGGCTTCAAGCCGAAACAGTAAAAAAAGTTGTGATTTTAGAGTCTCTTTGCACTTGTTAAATCATAGATTTTGAGGCGGTTCTGCTGCCCCAGGAAAACAGCCTAATAACGATGGAGAAAATTTTGCCGCCTAAAATCAATTCAACCCCCAAGTAAAAACGACCTAATTTTACCCCCGGCTAAAAAGAGGCCAACAGGTGAAGCCCGCGTTTTTTATTCCTGAAAAGGCAAGACTGCCAGTTTTTAACAGGTTCAAAATTGGAAGACTTTTTGCATTGTAAAAATGAAGCGCGTATTTTAAATGGAAAATAGCGTTCTAATGACAATAGAAATACGTTCCATGAAAAGCTTACGTTACAAAATTGGGCTGGGCTATCTTTTTATTATACTTGCCAATATCGTCATGGTGGTCTTTGTTATTTACCACATTCGACAGTTAAGTCAACCCATCACTCAAATATTAAGCGAAAAATATAGGAATGTTAACGCGGCAGAGAACATGAAATTAGCCCTGGCACAACAGGA
This sequence is a window from Caldithrix abyssi DSM 13497. Protein-coding genes within it:
- the glgP gene encoding alpha-glucan family phosphorylase produces the protein MTDRKSLPDKLQPLEGLSQNLWFSWNHKALQLFQSIDAELWESSGHNPVALLQDVSAERLQQLSNDQDFVEKLNRIHQEFQNYLQSQPTVFQQQFPDLTDKIVAYFSAEFGVHESLPNYSGGLGILAGDHLKSASDLGLPLVGVGLFYKYAYFNQQLDEHGNQIESYDALDPQRLALKLVTDSTGQPIKISVFLKDHEVKAQIWQADVGRVKLYLLDSNVPENAPADQEITSTLYGGDREMRIRQEILLGIGGIRALRAMGYEPTVIHMNEGHSAFSGLERLRELMEKGLTFEEAYQMVRNSALFTTHTPIPAGNEAFEFDLMRAYFKPFWENLGLGEQQFFDLGRNVNEHKHENFSLTVLALNLSSMANGVSAIHGNVSRAMWKHIFPGIPESEIPIGHITNGIHTETWLHPLMIQMFEEYLGKDWRENIRNAEYWKKIDDVPDSVFWQTMQEMRQEMADYLRAEYQKRLERFANAEHHFPAPDAILDPNILTIGFARRFAPYKRATLIFRDPERLKKILNDPQRPVQIIFAGKAHPHNDAGKELIRTINRFAQEEGYRGKIVFVEGYSMAISRAMVSGSDVWLNNPRRPLEASGTSGQKVPINGGINLSIMDGWWPEAFNGKNGWAIGDDIEFADPERQDQHDSQSLYELLEKEVVPNFYDRDENGVPLRWVKMAKESLKTIIHQFSTHRMVWEYIEKYYVPGMKQATKLSSNQFSLLKEHVRWLKNISAKWPTIHFSVLSNGAENRIFSAGEERDIHVVVHLDGLKPEEVTVELVLERQDALQRSQNMETVALPLEKNLGQGQYQYGKKVRAKTDGAYRFSCRVLPRNENLLHKHDTRLIKWLD